The window CCGGGCCCGGGCAGTGGAAGTGCGAAGGGCCGCGCAGCCGGAACCGCAGACAGTCGCCCTCGCGGACGGTGTGCACGGTGTTCTCCACGGTGATCTCCACCGTTCCCTCCAGTACCCAGATGTGCTGTTCCAAGCCGGGCACCGGCGACTGCTCGTAGGCGATGCCGGCGTCCGCGTCGAGCGTCCCCTCGATGATCTCGGCACGTAGGCCGGCGTGCGGCGGCGAGACCGAGCGGCGCACGAAGCCGGATGCCTCGTCCCGCCACACCGGCTGCCGCGCGGCGCGCACCAGCTGCGGGGGCTCCGCCTCCACCTCCGTCAGCAGCCGTGACATCGTCCGCTCGTAGACCGTGCACAACCGCCCGAGCTGGGCGGCGGTCGGGCTCAGCTCGCCGCGCTCCAGGCGCGACAGCGTCGAGCGGCTGACACCGCTGCGCCGGGACAGCTCGTCCAGGGACCAGCCGTGCTCGGTGCGGAGCTCACCCAGCCGGGCGGCCAGCCGGGCATCGACGGAAGTCGGTTCCACCCCTTCGGACCCTCTCACATCAGAGATGGTATCCGTGATGTGAGAGGACTCGTG is drawn from Streptomyces sp. NBC_01717 and contains these coding sequences:
- a CDS encoding helix-turn-helix domain-containing protein, translated to MRGSEGVEPTSVDARLAARLGELRTEHGWSLDELSRRSGVSRSTLSRLERGELSPTAAQLGRLCTVYERTMSRLLTEVEAEPPQLVRAARQPVWRDEASGFVRRSVSPPHAGLRAEIIEGTLDADAGIAYEQSPVPGLEQHIWVLEGTVEITVENTVHTVREGDCLRFRLRGPSHFHCPGPGPVRYALMIVLP